In the genome of Deltaproteobacteria bacterium, one region contains:
- the gspF gene encoding type II secretion system inner membrane protein GspF, which yields MPVFEYHGIDTRGKNVRGIIDADTPRLARAKLKKSGVFPTEIQETMAERRGGRRDLSVAHLLRKVRIQDVAVMTRQLATLTGAGLALVPSLNSLVHQIENPNLKKVVSQVRERVKEGSSLSDALREFPRVFSNLYVNMVAAGESSGALDIVLFRLADFTENQVKLRNRVLSALIYPILMVFLASGAVTFLMVKVVPKILELFEDWGQALPLPTVMLLDITNFLKSYGWAVALGLAGALLAGGFYFRTEGGRLLFDRLVLRVPIFGRLTRIIATTRFSRTLGTLLASGIPLVNAMKIVKNIVKNRVIAEAIENSQESIVEGQSIAGPLARSGVFPPMVTDMIAIGEDSGQLEHMLLKVSEAYDNQVETTVSGLTSILEPLLIVVMGGIVLFIVLAVLLPIFEMNQIVVGQ from the coding sequence TTGCCTGTTTTCGAGTACCATGGAATCGACACGAGGGGTAAGAACGTCCGGGGCATAATCGACGCGGACACACCGAGACTTGCCCGGGCCAAGCTGAAAAAATCCGGCGTCTTCCCCACCGAGATCCAGGAAACCATGGCCGAGAGACGGGGCGGCCGCCGGGATCTCTCGGTGGCCCATCTGTTGAGAAAAGTCCGCATCCAAGACGTGGCCGTCATGACCCGGCAGCTGGCCACCCTGACCGGTGCGGGCCTCGCCTTGGTCCCATCCCTCAACTCCCTGGTCCACCAGATCGAAAACCCGAATCTGAAAAAGGTAGTCAGTCAGGTTCGGGAGCGGGTAAAGGAGGGCAGTTCCCTGAGCGATGCACTCCGGGAGTTTCCACGGGTCTTCTCAAACCTCTATGTAAACATGGTGGCGGCCGGAGAGTCGAGCGGAGCCTTGGATATCGTGCTTTTCAGGTTGGCCGATTTCACGGAAAACCAGGTCAAGTTGAGAAATCGGGTGTTATCTGCCCTGATCTATCCCATTCTCATGGTCTTCCTAGCCTCGGGCGCGGTCACCTTTTTGATGGTGAAGGTGGTTCCCAAGATCCTTGAGCTCTTCGAGGACTGGGGGCAGGCCCTCCCGCTGCCCACCGTCATGCTCCTCGATATCACGAACTTCCTCAAGAGCTACGGCTGGGCGGTGGCGCTCGGCCTGGCCGGGGCTCTGCTCGCCGGGGGATTCTATTTCAGGACCGAAGGCGGACGCCTGCTCTTCGACCGCCTCGTTCTCCGGGTCCCGATCTTTGGCCGCCTCACCCGGATCATCGCAACCACCCGTTTCAGCCGAACCCTGGGGACTCTTCTCGCAAGCGGGATCCCCCTGGTCAATGCAATGAAGATCGTCAAGAACATAGTCAAGAACAGGGTCATCGCCGAGGCGATTGAGAACAGTCAGGAGAGCATCGTGGAAGGCCAGAGCATAGCAGGGCCCCTTGCGCGGAGCGGAGTCTTCCCTCCCATGGTGACGGATATGATAGCCATCGGCGAGGACTCGGGACAGTTGGAGCACATGCTGCTGAAGGTCTCCGAGGCTTATGACAATCAGGTGGAGACCACCGTATCGGGTCTTACCTCGATCTTGGAGCCTTTGCTCATCGTGGTAATGGGAGGGATCGTCCTGTTCATCGTACTGGCTGTACTCTTGCCGATTTTCGAAATGAACCAGATAGTGGTCGGCCAGTGA
- the gspD gene encoding type II secretion system secretin GspD, with translation MTTGKSHRTLGFRIFLGVVGLVFLLTQAAGLAANRPRGKGLITVNFQDTDLRVVIKFISELTGKNFIVDSKVKGRVTVISPTKITIEETYRMFESILEVAGYTTVRAGRAIKIIPSREAKAEGIETVTGRVRRPLRGEQFITRIIHLNYIDADSVTRVIKPIVSRESSLVTYAYTNDIILTDRIPNVRKVLNILRELDVEGFQVEITVLPLQFANAKDLANELLSIFELKTATTRRPIKRTKQPVVTGVGAKRSVKIIADERTNSLVVVASGDDTRQVKKLVAKLDVPPPKGKGRINVVYLKNADAEELAKTLKQITAAGKKVAVPGKKGIELAGEVIITPDKATNSLVITASPQDFELLKGVIERLDIRRLQVFVEALIMEVSMDRLHELGVEFRHVPSELTKDVSEAKTAAFGGTNFFGPLTDPFSLQGLALGAANGTITFGGTTFLNVGAMIRALQKDTDTNILSTPHLLTTDNEEAEMVVAENVPFLVRTTSTASGFPVEEIERKDVGIILRITPQISEGDFLKLNIYQEISRVQPAGTVEGAVDLTTLKRSAKTTVVVKDNQTVVIGGLIADDISNTVNKVPWLGDIPLVGYLFRSTKTTTSKKNLLIIITPHIIRTSTDLERYYKEKREKVEKRMGESPVVKKWGMGLTIEGLEVEPEKMIKDEGVRP, from the coding sequence ATGACAACTGGGAAATCACACCGAACCCTTGGGTTCCGGATCTTCCTCGGGGTGGTGGGTCTTGTTTTCCTTCTGACTCAAGCCGCAGGGCTGGCGGCCAACCGGCCCCGCGGTAAGGGACTCATTACGGTCAATTTCCAGGATACGGACCTCCGGGTGGTCATCAAGTTTATCAGCGAACTTACGGGGAAGAACTTCATCGTTGACAGCAAGGTCAAGGGGAGGGTCACGGTGATTTCTCCCACGAAGATAACCATTGAAGAGACCTACCGGATGTTCGAATCTATTCTGGAAGTGGCCGGGTACACAACGGTTCGTGCAGGCAGGGCGATCAAGATCATTCCATCGAGGGAGGCAAAAGCCGAAGGCATCGAGACGGTGACGGGCAGGGTAAGGCGCCCCCTCCGGGGTGAACAGTTCATCACGAGGATCATCCATCTCAACTACATCGACGCCGATTCGGTGACCCGGGTCATCAAGCCCATAGTCTCCAGGGAGAGCAGCCTGGTCACCTATGCCTATACCAACGACATCATCCTCACCGATAGAATCCCCAACGTGCGCAAGGTCCTCAACATACTCAGGGAGCTCGACGTGGAGGGATTCCAGGTGGAGATCACGGTTCTTCCCCTGCAATTTGCCAACGCCAAGGACCTGGCAAATGAGCTCCTCTCCATCTTCGAGCTCAAGACGGCCACGACTCGGCGGCCCATAAAGCGGACAAAGCAGCCGGTCGTCACAGGGGTGGGCGCGAAGCGGTCCGTGAAGATCATCGCGGATGAGAGAACCAACTCTCTCGTCGTGGTCGCCAGCGGTGACGACACACGGCAGGTCAAGAAGCTGGTTGCCAAGTTGGACGTGCCTCCCCCAAAGGGTAAGGGGAGAATAAACGTGGTTTATCTCAAAAACGCCGATGCCGAGGAGCTGGCAAAGACCCTGAAACAGATCACCGCGGCCGGCAAGAAGGTGGCCGTCCCCGGCAAGAAAGGGATCGAACTGGCCGGGGAGGTCATAATCACCCCGGACAAGGCCACGAATTCTCTGGTCATTACGGCATCGCCCCAGGATTTTGAACTCCTGAAAGGGGTGATAGAGAGACTCGATATCCGGAGACTGCAGGTTTTTGTGGAAGCCCTCATCATGGAGGTCAGCATGGACAGGCTTCACGAGCTGGGTGTCGAGTTCCGCCACGTTCCCAGCGAGCTGACCAAGGACGTAAGCGAAGCGAAGACCGCCGCTTTCGGCGGGACCAATTTCTTCGGCCCGCTGACAGACCCCTTTTCCCTTCAGGGGCTCGCTTTGGGAGCGGCCAATGGGACCATTACCTTCGGAGGGACGACCTTCCTCAACGTGGGCGCCATGATCAGGGCTCTGCAAAAGGATACGGATACCAATATCCTTTCGACTCCCCATCTGCTTACCACTGACAACGAGGAGGCCGAGATGGTAGTGGCCGAGAACGTCCCCTTCCTTGTGAGAACCACATCCACGGCCAGCGGCTTCCCCGTGGAGGAGATCGAGAGGAAAGACGTGGGGATCATCCTTCGCATCACCCCTCAGATCAGCGAGGGGGACTTCCTCAAGCTCAACATTTATCAGGAGATCTCCCGGGTGCAGCCGGCCGGAACCGTGGAGGGGGCTGTCGATCTTACCACCCTGAAGCGGTCTGCCAAGACGACCGTGGTGGTGAAGGACAACCAGACGGTCGTCATAGGAGGACTGATAGCCGATGACATCAGCAATACCGTGAACAAGGTCCCCTGGCTTGGGGATATCCCTCTGGTAGGGTATCTGTTCCGCTCCACCAAGACCACTACGAGCAAGAAGAATCTTCTTATTATTATCACGCCCCATATTATTCGAACCAGTACGGATCTCGAGCGGTATTACAAGGAGAAGAGGGAGAAGGTGGAAAAGAGAATGGGAGAGAGCCCGGTGGTCAAGAAGTGGGGTATGGGCCTGACAATCGAGGGATTGGAGGTGGAGCCGGAAAAGATGATAAAGGACGAGGGCGTCCGCCCGTGA
- a CDS encoding prepilin-type N-terminal cleavage/methylation domain-containing protein produces MDRGERKKKSLSRRGFTLVELTMVILIMGILLAFSVPQLGHLTEYNLNVGCRRLSGTVRYLFNRATVTGRIYRLNYDLKADQYWVTYRDENLEFVIDKSVLARRVKLPRGVSFEDILIVGRGTYREGEVRTHFFPKGWVEETLVHLQDSRGHKASIRIFPLSARVKIYDRYVEPST; encoded by the coding sequence ATGGACAGGGGGGAAAGAAAGAAGAAGAGCCTTTCCCGCAGGGGCTTTACCCTGGTCGAACTCACCATGGTCATCCTGATCATGGGAATACTCCTCGCCTTCTCGGTTCCCCAGCTGGGACACCTCACGGAGTACAATCTCAATGTGGGCTGCCGTCGGCTGTCAGGAACGGTCAGGTACCTGTTCAACCGGGCAACGGTGACAGGGAGGATCTACCGCCTCAACTACGACCTCAAGGCCGACCAGTACTGGGTCACCTACCGGGACGAAAACCTGGAGTTTGTCATTGACAAGTCGGTCCTCGCACGGAGGGTGAAGCTTCCGAGGGGTGTTTCATTCGAGGACATCCTCATCGTGGGCAGGGGGACCTACAGGGAGGGAGAGGTTCGTACCCACTTCTTCCCCAAGGGCTGGGTGGAGGAGACCCTCGTGCATCTGCAAGACTCGCGAGGTCACAAGGCTTCGATCCGTATCTTTCCTCTTTCGGCGAGGGTGAAAATCTATGACAGGTATGTGGAGCCGAGCACCTAA
- a CDS encoding general secretion pathway protein GspK — MTMGLQECRQVAADGRILRPLEHLALDPQPGGGCGRARATKPAAGIPGDLHLSQRGVALVITLVIVTILVTLLVELTYSTQVNLRIASTYRDGMKAYYIAKSGVELAMAVLQRDYEEDRRDVSEGKEAVQQDNLGELWANLGEAVAAAEVMEPDLFGGGRLLLKVVDEDRKINANLADQDPTSSILDRLFAQGGIGTDFKSAIADWIDEDEEVTDPGGGETRYYEGLEPSYPCKNGEMDTISELRMIRGGVEALDKTFDAFQGETEAGGSRKWTVEELLSAVPGRGAKININTAPGPVIMALHEDIDSLQVEETLQDRARDPFPRVEAFRDYFSNNFGISNLPPNLAVESHYFTIESIGIVGEVEKKLRVTVYRDPNKGTLETLIWRVE; from the coding sequence ATGACCATGGGCCTACAGGAATGCAGGCAGGTTGCAGCAGATGGACGGATCCTGCGGCCGCTGGAGCACTTGGCCTTGGATCCACAACCGGGTGGGGGATGCGGTCGAGCCAGGGCGACGAAACCTGCGGCCGGAATTCCGGGCGACCTGCATTTGTCACAACGGGGAGTCGCTCTGGTGATCACCCTGGTCATCGTCACGATCCTGGTAACCCTCCTGGTGGAACTCACCTACTCCACCCAGGTGAATCTCCGGATTGCCTCCACTTACAGGGACGGCATGAAGGCTTACTATATCGCCAAATCCGGGGTGGAGCTTGCCATGGCCGTGCTCCAAAGGGACTATGAAGAGGATCGCCGGGACGTGAGCGAGGGAAAGGAGGCGGTGCAGCAGGACAACCTCGGCGAGCTATGGGCCAACCTCGGCGAAGCCGTGGCTGCAGCCGAAGTGATGGAACCTGACCTTTTCGGTGGCGGCCGGCTCTTGCTCAAGGTCGTCGACGAGGACAGAAAAATCAATGCAAACCTGGCCGACCAGGATCCCACCTCCTCCATCCTGGACCGGCTCTTTGCCCAAGGGGGAATAGGCACGGATTTCAAGAGCGCGATTGCAGACTGGATCGACGAGGATGAAGAGGTAACCGATCCCGGAGGAGGGGAAACGCGGTACTACGAAGGTCTCGAACCATCTTACCCCTGTAAGAACGGGGAGATGGACACCATATCAGAGCTGCGGATGATCAGAGGAGGCGTCGAAGCCCTGGACAAGACCTTTGATGCTTTTCAAGGTGAAACAGAGGCAGGGGGGTCGAGAAAATGGACAGTAGAAGAGTTGCTCTCTGCAGTTCCCGGCCGGGGAGCCAAGATCAATATCAACACGGCTCCCGGCCCGGTCATCATGGCCCTTCACGAAGACATCGACAGCCTCCAGGTGGAAGAGACCCTGCAGGACAGGGCCCGAGACCCCTTCCCCAGGGTCGAGGCGTTTCGCGACTATTTCAGCAACAATTTCGGTATCTCCAACCTGCCACCTAACCTGGCGGTAGAAAGTCACTATTTCACGATCGAATCGATCGGAATCGTGGGAGAGGTGGAGAAGAAACTCAGAGTCACGGTCTACAGAGACCCGAACAAGGGGACTCTCGAGACTCTCATATGGCGAGTCGAATGA
- a CDS encoding DUF4412 domain-containing protein has product MNTTRDRLIALGLVALVLSILPAFPAGGGTFIDQDTIDIWGRKQGLVLYYSKGRLRIDQKDGRLSTIMNFAENRIVVLDHLSKSYVEYPLSRWKRRVSQRMKGTGSYQRREVRVEPTGQEKVINGFRTRRIRVMIGGVLFQESWVTRDVELGDMLRAIRKGAGTPSGLSKAQMEEKEEIYEKVSQWGFPILTVEYRILSGKTLTETTEVNAIATRKLGNRLFTPPKGYTRRSSR; this is encoded by the coding sequence ATGAATACCACAAGAGACAGGCTCATCGCCTTGGGGCTGGTTGCCCTCGTCCTTTCTATCTTGCCGGCCTTTCCGGCGGGAGGCGGAACCTTCATCGATCAGGATACCATCGATATCTGGGGGAGGAAGCAGGGGCTTGTTCTATACTATTCCAAGGGAAGACTCCGGATCGATCAGAAAGACGGAAGGCTCAGTACCATCATGAATTTTGCCGAGAATCGGATCGTGGTTCTCGATCATCTCTCGAAATCCTATGTGGAGTATCCGTTATCGAGATGGAAAAGACGGGTTTCTCAGAGAATGAAAGGGACTGGATCCTACCAGAGGCGAGAAGTCCGAGTCGAACCCACAGGGCAGGAGAAGGTCATCAACGGGTTCAGAACCCGCAGGATCAGAGTCATGATCGGGGGCGTCCTCTTCCAGGAGAGCTGGGTGACGCGGGATGTAGAACTGGGGGATATGTTGAGAGCCATCAGAAAGGGGGCAGGCACACCGAGCGGCCTCTCAAAAGCCCAGATGGAAGAGAAGGAGGAGATCTACGAGAAGGTCAGTCAATGGGGCTTCCCTATCCTTACCGTTGAGTACCGCATTCTATCGGGAAAGACCCTAACAGAGACGACGGAGGTCAATGCCATAGCGACACGGAAACTGGGCAACCGTCTCTTCACTCCTCCCAAGGGTTACACCAGGAGGAGCTCACGGTAA
- the gspE gene encoding type II secretion system ATPase GspE codes for MPEGRSPGEPSEVPPADIPPSQGSPGEQIPPGYQEKAGESPPPLVEEQPDKEPYDFNKVILKHQLLGEILLRHSAITQEQLDEALEIQREKPSSLGEILLRLGYINERDLLKALGRQFGIPFFPHLKDVDIDGELTSKIPIHFAKKYEILPIKRNGESVEVALTDPLNVFPLDDIRLLLGCNVVPVLATSATIIDAINRIYERDSDTAQQIIEDIDEELSLDSLSQELEEPTDLLDASDEAPIIRLVNSMLYQAVNQKASDIHVEPFERDLIVRYRIDGILYNVLNLPKRIQPTIISRIKVMAGLNIAEKRLPQDGRIRIKIAGRDVDIRVSVVPASHGERIVMRLLDKTSTLLKLEDIGFSGGNLEVFSRLIHSPHGIILLTGPTGSGKTTTLYAALTRINSPDKNIITVEDPIEYQIKGIGQIQVNPKINLTFANGLRSIVRQDPDVIMVGEIRDLETAEIAIQASLTGHLVFSTLHTNDSSGAITRLVDMGIEPFLVSSSLLAIMAQRLVRTLCRNCCEPYDPSNEELRGLGIRKEELGGKRLYRAVGCSRCMDTGYSGRTGIFELLLVSDEIRSLIMRRSDSGTIKKAAMKRGMLTLRQDGLQKVLEGITTTEEMVRVTQEDILSD; via the coding sequence ATGCCCGAGGGCCGATCTCCAGGCGAGCCCTCCGAGGTGCCTCCTGCCGACATTCCTCCATCGCAAGGCTCTCCAGGGGAGCAAATTCCACCAGGTTATCAGGAGAAAGCCGGTGAATCTCCGCCTCCACTTGTGGAGGAACAGCCGGACAAGGAGCCCTATGATTTCAACAAGGTGATCCTGAAACACCAGCTCCTTGGAGAGATTCTCCTCAGGCATTCCGCCATCACTCAGGAGCAGCTCGACGAGGCTTTAGAGATCCAGAGGGAAAAGCCCTCCTCCCTGGGAGAGATCCTTTTGCGCCTGGGTTACATAAACGAAAGGGATCTCCTCAAGGCTCTCGGCAGGCAGTTCGGTATCCCCTTCTTCCCCCATCTGAAGGATGTGGACATCGATGGGGAGTTGACTTCGAAAATCCCCATTCATTTCGCCAAGAAGTACGAGATCCTGCCCATCAAGAGGAACGGCGAGTCTGTGGAGGTGGCCCTCACCGACCCTCTCAACGTTTTTCCCCTCGACGATATCCGCCTCCTCCTGGGCTGCAACGTGGTCCCCGTCCTGGCCACTTCGGCCACCATCATCGATGCTATAAACCGGATCTACGAGAGGGATTCGGACACGGCCCAGCAGATCATCGAGGACATCGATGAGGAACTCAGCCTGGATTCCCTTTCCCAGGAGCTGGAGGAGCCCACCGATCTCCTGGATGCCTCGGATGAGGCCCCTATCATCCGGCTGGTCAACTCCATGCTCTACCAGGCAGTCAACCAGAAGGCCAGCGACATCCACGTGGAACCTTTTGAAAGGGATCTCATAGTTAGATACCGGATCGACGGTATCCTTTACAACGTCTTGAACCTGCCCAAACGGATTCAGCCCACAATCATCTCCCGAATCAAGGTGATGGCCGGTCTCAACATAGCCGAGAAACGGCTTCCCCAGGACGGCAGAATCCGCATCAAGATCGCAGGCAGGGATGTGGACATTCGGGTTTCCGTGGTACCCGCTTCCCACGGAGAGCGGATCGTAATGCGGCTCCTGGACAAAACCAGCACCCTCCTCAAGCTCGAAGATATCGGTTTCTCAGGGGGCAACCTCGAGGTCTTCAGCCGACTGATCCACAGCCCCCACGGCATAATTCTCCTTACAGGACCCACGGGAAGCGGAAAGACGACCACCCTTTACGCGGCCCTCACCCGGATCAACTCGCCGGACAAGAACATCATCACCGTGGAAGATCCTATCGAGTACCAGATCAAGGGGATCGGCCAGATTCAGGTCAACCCCAAGATCAACCTGACCTTTGCAAACGGCCTCCGATCCATCGTGCGCCAGGATCCGGACGTGATCATGGTCGGGGAGATTCGCGACCTGGAGACCGCGGAGATCGCCATTCAGGCCTCCCTGACCGGGCACCTGGTCTTCAGCACGCTGCATACCAATGATTCTTCCGGAGCAATCACCCGTCTCGTGGACATGGGGATCGAGCCCTTCCTGGTCTCTTCCTCACTCCTTGCCATCATGGCCCAGAGACTCGTGCGAACCCTCTGCCGGAACTGCTGCGAACCGTACGACCCCTCTAATGAAGAACTGAGAGGATTGGGTATCAGAAAGGAGGAACTGGGGGGGAAGAGACTCTACAGGGCGGTGGGATGTTCCCGGTGTATGGACACGGGATACTCGGGAAGGACGGGCATATTCGAACTGCTGTTGGTCAGCGACGAGATCCGCTCTCTTATCATGAGGCGGAGCGACTCCGGTACAATCAAGAAGGCCGCCATGAAGCGGGGCATGCTCACCCTCCGCCAGGACGGCCTCCAGAAGGTGCTCGAGGGGATTACCACAACCGAAGAGATGGTGAGGGTGACCCAGGAGGATATCCTGTCAGATTAG
- a CDS encoding prepilin-type N-terminal cleavage/methylation domain-containing protein, whose protein sequence is MKGEEGFTLVEMVVAMVILAVLLVTAYGVFSSSYSALHRVNPARDIYHTARVVLDRMTEEIQSAYYGTGLGYTGLVGKDYEEDGAPMDSLTFSTMANFDWIKGVEGVRESDFLKISYRLVKGEEEEGKVLIRRQDPAFGPLEDDPEEFGSGARGTFHLADGVWGMDLRYFDGKDWVEEWNSTEEERLPRAVEIRLILETDDGTPHPFYAIVPIEAS, encoded by the coding sequence ATGAAAGGAGAAGAGGGTTTCACTCTCGTTGAAATGGTGGTAGCCATGGTCATCCTGGCTGTCCTTCTCGTCACCGCCTACGGGGTCTTTTCTTCGAGTTATTCGGCGCTCCACCGGGTCAACCCTGCCAGGGACATCTATCACACCGCCCGGGTGGTTCTCGACCGCATGACCGAAGAGATACAGTCGGCCTACTATGGGACCGGCCTCGGCTATACGGGGCTCGTGGGCAAGGACTACGAGGAGGACGGAGCACCCATGGATTCCCTGACCTTTTCGACCATGGCCAACTTCGACTGGATCAAGGGGGTCGAGGGAGTTAGGGAGTCTGATTTTCTGAAGATCTCCTATAGACTCGTCAAAGGGGAAGAGGAGGAGGGGAAGGTTCTGATCCGGCGTCAGGATCCGGCCTTCGGCCCCTTGGAAGATGACCCCGAAGAATTCGGCTCAGGGGCAAGAGGGACCTTCCACCTGGCAGACGGGGTCTGGGGAATGGACCTCAGATACTTTGATGGAAAGGACTGGGTGGAAGAGTGGAACAGCACCGAAGAGGAGAGACTCCCCCGGGCCGTGGAGATAAGGCTCATCCTCGAAACCGATGATGGAACCCCTCATCCCTTCTACGCGATAGTCCCCATCGAGGCATCATGA
- a CDS encoding ParA family protein, with protein MNTPIPGWAEGFESSMNGAASKDKIDVLKQWLGAVDRARGNLQSRTISICNQKGGVGKTVTAINLSAFLAAYGHRTLLVDLDPQGHSGLGLGLDTDGLDRSVYDVLVDGGCPVEEAIVSLRPNLDILPSNIDLSSAELELARFEKRERRLKNLVEGLGRRYAYVVIDCPPSLGVLTLNALVASQIVIIPVTPSFLSIHGLLKVTETIDVLIDSLGLELRVFFLITFFEKQLREAHLQRARLERLFGKDLLKTVVRKNTRLNEATRMGRSIYEYDRHAPGCRDYFNLAKEIMAIG; from the coding sequence GTGAACACCCCTATCCCCGGATGGGCCGAAGGGTTTGAGTCCTCTATGAACGGAGCGGCTTCAAAGGACAAGATCGATGTACTGAAACAGTGGTTGGGAGCCGTTGACAGGGCTCGGGGCAACCTCCAAAGCCGAACCATCTCCATCTGCAACCAGAAGGGAGGGGTCGGCAAGACGGTCACAGCCATAAATCTATCCGCCTTTCTTGCCGCATACGGGCACCGCACCCTACTGGTCGACCTCGATCCCCAGGGCCACAGCGGACTGGGGCTGGGGCTCGACACGGATGGTCTGGATCGTTCGGTTTACGACGTCCTCGTCGACGGGGGGTGCCCGGTGGAGGAAGCCATCGTCTCTCTAAGGCCCAATCTCGACATTCTTCCCTCCAACATCGATCTTTCCAGCGCGGAACTCGAGCTGGCGAGATTTGAAAAGAGGGAGCGCCGTCTGAAGAACCTGGTCGAGGGACTGGGGAGACGTTACGCCTACGTGGTGATCGACTGTCCTCCTTCCCTGGGCGTACTGACCCTCAACGCCCTGGTGGCGAGTCAGATCGTGATCATCCCCGTCACTCCTTCTTTCCTCTCGATCCACGGTCTCCTGAAGGTCACCGAGACCATCGACGTCTTGATCGACAGCCTCGGCCTGGAGCTCAGGGTATTCTTCCTGATCACATTCTTCGAGAAACAACTCCGTGAGGCCCATCTGCAGAGGGCAAGGCTTGAGAGGCTGTTCGGCAAGGATCTTCTCAAGACCGTGGTACGCAAGAACACTCGCCTGAACGAAGCGACACGGATGGGACGGTCCATCTACGAGTACGATCGCCACGCCCCTGGATGCCGGGACTACTTCAACCTGGCCAAGGAGATCATGGCAATTGGATAG
- the gspG gene encoding type II secretion system major pseudopilin GspG encodes MRIKGLWIQRGFTLIEIMVVVVILGILAAIIIPKISGRPEQARRTKAIMDIKSIETALALFQMDNGFYPSTEQGLEALVEKPTTGRIPNNYKEGGYLKRVPLDPWKNPYVYICPGVHGEYDLSSYGNDGEEGGEGKYADINNWELD; translated from the coding sequence ATGAGAATCAAAGGGCTTTGGATTCAGCGTGGCTTCACTCTGATCGAAATCATGGTGGTGGTGGTGATCCTGGGCATTCTGGCGGCCATCATCATCCCAAAGATATCGGGCCGGCCCGAACAGGCCAGAAGGACAAAGGCGATCATGGATATCAAGAGCATCGAGACCGCCCTCGCCCTTTTCCAGATGGACAATGGATTCTATCCCTCAACGGAACAGGGACTCGAGGCCCTGGTGGAGAAGCCCACAACCGGAAGGATCCCGAACAATTACAAGGAGGGTGGATACCTGAAAAGGGTTCCCCTCGATCCTTGGAAAAACCCCTATGTGTACATCTGTCCCGGCGTCCACGGTGAATACGACCTGAGCTCGTACGGGAACGACGGAGAGGAAGGGGGAGAGGGCAAGTACGCGGACATCAACAACTGGGAACTCGACTGA
- a CDS encoding CoA pyrophosphatase has translation MRANPESLEEKIRAVLAARERKRISKNRLIPAAVLLPLFKKAGEPYVLLTKRTEKVKAHKGEISFPGGVYDRADRSLEETALRESFEEIGLKRSDVEILGCLDDVETMTRYLIRPYVGIFPYPYTFVVNGEEIEEMIEVPLRSILRKGAFETRSLRSGTGRQTIYSYRFGRHLIWGATARILKQLVDLIRDSSGGRE, from the coding sequence ATGAGGGCAAATCCTGAAAGCCTGGAAGAAAAAATCAGAGCCGTCCTCGCGGCCAGGGAGAGAAAACGGATCTCCAAGAACCGGCTCATCCCTGCAGCTGTCCTGCTTCCCCTTTTCAAGAAGGCCGGGGAGCCATATGTCCTCCTGACCAAACGAACCGAAAAGGTGAAAGCCCACAAGGGAGAGATCTCCTTCCCCGGCGGGGTCTACGACCGGGCAGACCGATCCCTGGAGGAGACCGCTCTCAGGGAGAGCTTCGAAGAGATCGGGCTCAAAAGGAGCGATGTGGAGATTCTCGGTTGCCTCGACGACGTGGAGACAATGACACGGTATCTCATCCGCCCCTACGTGGGGATCTTTCCCTACCCGTACACCTTCGTGGTAAACGGGGAAGAAATCGAGGAGATGATCGAGGTCCCCCTCCGATCGATTCTCCGGAAAGGGGCTTTCGAGACCAGATCCCTCCGATCCGGGACGGGTCGGCAGACGATTTATTCGTACCGCTTCGGCAGGCATCTGATCTGGGGAGCAACGGCGAGGATCCTCAAACAGTTGGTGGATCTGATCCGTGACTCTTCAGGGGGAAGAGAATGA